Within bacterium, the genomic segment AAAAAACTCAAAGTACCTTGGCTTCTTCTTTCAACAGCCTGATCAACTCGGGCACTGCCGCAGCCCCTTCGCCTATGATGCGACCCGCCTGACGTTGAGCCGGCAGACTCAGGCTTTGTACCTCGATGGCGACAGGCGCGAGAACAGCCGGATGCACGGGGATCTCCCGTTTCTTGGCAGCCATAACGCCGCGAATGGAAGGATAACGCGGTTCATTCAACCCCTTTTGGCAGGTTGCCAACAGCGGCAGCGGCGCCGTCCATTCCTCGATCCCTCGCTCCCCCTCCCGTTCGGCGACAACCGAATCTCCCTGCAGCCTTAAACGGGTGATCACTGTCATACAAGGAATTTGCAGCATCTCAGCCAGCATGGGGCCGATCTCTCCGTTGCCGTCATCGATGGTCTCCTTGCCAAGCAGGATCAGATCGAACGGCTCTTTTTTAATCACATCAGCCAGAGCACCGGCCAGCACCAGTGCGTCATACACGGGAGCCTCGGTTTTGAGCAGCAGCACCTCGTCCGCTCCCATAGCGCAGGCGTTGCGCAGCGCCTCGGTGGTCCGCTCCGGCCCGACGCCGATGACTTTGACCAATGATTGGCTATCAGCCTCCTTGATCCGCAACGCCTCTTCTACGGCGAATTCATCATAGGGATTCATGATGAATTTGACTCCGGTCTCGACAATGCTTTTTTGATCCGTGCTGATCTGAATGGAGGCCTCGGTATCCGGCACCTGTTTGATGCATACGATGATTCGCACAGGAATTTCTCACAATTGGTTAAACGGTTTACGTACAGCCTTGAGGCTGCACAGGGACGGAGATCATAAAAAAACCGGCCAACTGCCCAAGCCGGTTGTTGCGGTAAAAAAAATCGAGTAACGGTCAAGCGCTCGTTACCTGGCCACACCCTGAAGAATGATCGCGCTGATCTGCTGCGCAGATGCAGCCAAGTGAATGCGTTTGGTTTTGGAAAGCGTCCAGTTGGTGGCGATTTGATCCACCGCACCGAACAGCACCT encodes:
- a CDS encoding electron transfer flavoprotein subunit beta/FixA family protein — translated: MRIIVCIKQVPDTEASIQISTDQKSIVETGVKFIMNPYDEFAVEEALRIKEADSQSLVKVIGVGPERTTEALRNACAMGADEVLLLKTEAPVYDALVLAGALADVIKKEPFDLILLGKETIDDGNGEIGPMLAEMLQIPCMTVITRLRLQGDSVVAEREGERGIEEWTAPLPLLATCQKGLNEPRYPSIRGVMAAKKREIPVHPAVLAPVAIEVQSLSLPAQRQAGRIIGEGAAAVPELIRLLKEEAKVL